One region of Streptococcus salivarius genomic DNA includes:
- a CDS encoding F0F1 ATP synthase subunit gamma — MAGSLREIQAKIASTKKTSQITGAMQMVSASKLTRSEQAAKDFQIYASKIRQITTDLLHSELINGSSNPMLDARPVRKTGYIVITSDKGLVGGYNSTILKAVLDMIKRDHDSEDEYAIISIGGTGSDFFKARNMNVAFELRGLEDQPSFEQVGKIISKAVGMYQNELFDELYVCYNHHVNSLSSEVRVEQMLPIADLDPNESEGHVLTKFELEPDRDTILDQLLPQYAESLIYGAIVDAKTAEHAAGMTAMQTATDNAKNVINDLTIQYNRARQAAITQEITEIVGGASALE, encoded by the coding sequence ATGGCAGGCTCTCTAAGAGAAATCCAAGCAAAAATTGCTTCAACAAAGAAAACGAGTCAAATCACAGGAGCCATGCAAATGGTTTCTGCTTCAAAATTGACACGTTCTGAGCAAGCTGCTAAAGATTTCCAAATCTATGCCTCAAAAATTAGACAGATCACAACAGATCTTCTACATTCAGAATTGATTAATGGTTCGTCAAATCCAATGTTGGATGCACGCCCAGTTCGTAAGACAGGTTACATTGTCATTACTTCAGATAAGGGACTTGTTGGGGGTTATAACTCAACAATTCTTAAAGCTGTGTTAGACATGATTAAACGTGACCATGATTCTGAAGATGAATATGCTATCATTTCTATTGGTGGAACAGGTTCAGATTTCTTCAAGGCTCGTAACATGAATGTTGCTTTTGAACTTCGTGGCCTTGAAGATCAACCTAGTTTTGAACAAGTCGGAAAAATCATTTCTAAAGCTGTAGGAATGTATCAAAATGAACTTTTTGATGAACTCTATGTGTGCTACAACCATCATGTTAATAGTTTGTCTAGTGAGGTTCGTGTTGAACAAATGCTTCCTATCGCTGATTTGGATCCCAATGAATCAGAAGGTCATGTGTTGACCAAGTTTGAATTGGAACCAGATCGTGACACTATTTTGGATCAACTCTTGCCACAATATGCTGAGAGCCTTATCTACGGTGCTATCGTAGATGCCAAAACAGCTGAGCACGCAGCTGGTATGACTGCAATGCAGACAGCCACTGATAATGCTAAGAATGTGATTAACGATTTGACAATCCAATATAACCGTGCGCGTCAAGCTGCCATCACTCAGGAAATTACTGAAATCGTTGGTGGTGCAAGTGCACTTGAATAG
- the atpD gene encoding F0F1 ATP synthase subunit beta, whose translation MSSGKIAQVVGPVVDVAFAAGDKLPEINNALVVYTDEQKSKRIVLEVALELGEGVVRTIAMESTDGLTRGLEVLDTGRPISVPVGKDTLGRVFNVLGDTIDLEAPFADDAEREPIHKKAPTFDELSTSTEILETGIKVIDLLAPYLKGGKVGLFGGAGVGKTVLIQELIHNIAQEHGGISVFTGVGERTREGNDLYWEMKESGVIEKTAMVFGQMNEPPGARMRVALTGLTIAEYFRDVEGQDVLLFIDNIFRFTQAGSEVSALLGRMPSAVGYQPTLATEMGQLQERITSTKKGSVTSIQAIYVPADDYTDPAPATAFAHLDSTTNLERKLTQMGIYPAVDPLASSSRALSPEIVGEEHYAVATEVQRVLQRYRELQDIIAILGMDELSDEEKTLVGRARRIQFFLSQNFNVAEQFTGQPGSYVPVAETVRSFKEILEGKYDNLPEDAFRSVGPIEDVVAKAKAMGY comes from the coding sequence ATGAGCTCAGGCAAAATTGCTCAGGTTGTTGGTCCTGTTGTAGACGTAGCGTTTGCAGCTGGTGATAAACTTCCTGAGATTAACAATGCATTGGTCGTTTATACTGATGAACAAAAGTCTAAACGTATCGTGCTCGAAGTAGCTCTTGAACTTGGAGAAGGTGTGGTTCGTACCATTGCCATGGAATCTACTGATGGATTGACTCGTGGACTAGAAGTTCTGGACACTGGTCGTCCAATCAGCGTTCCTGTTGGTAAAGATACCCTTGGACGTGTCTTTAACGTTCTTGGTGATACCATTGACTTGGAAGCACCTTTTGCAGACGATGCAGAGCGTGAACCAATTCACAAAAAAGCACCAACTTTCGATGAATTGTCAACATCTACTGAAATCCTTGAAACAGGGATTAAAGTTATCGACTTGCTAGCCCCTTACCTTAAGGGTGGTAAAGTCGGACTCTTCGGTGGTGCCGGTGTTGGTAAAACCGTTCTTATTCAAGAGTTGATTCACAACATTGCCCAAGAGCACGGTGGTATTTCCGTGTTTACAGGTGTTGGTGAACGTACACGTGAAGGTAATGACCTTTACTGGGAAATGAAAGAATCTGGCGTTATCGAGAAAACAGCCATGGTCTTCGGTCAAATGAACGAACCACCTGGAGCACGTATGCGTGTTGCCCTTACTGGTTTGACAATTGCGGAATACTTCCGTGATGTCGAGGGTCAAGACGTTCTTCTCTTCATCGATAACATCTTCCGTTTCACTCAAGCAGGTTCTGAGGTTTCTGCCCTTCTTGGTCGTATGCCATCAGCCGTTGGTTACCAACCTACACTTGCTACTGAAATGGGTCAATTGCAAGAACGTATCACATCAACTAAAAAAGGTTCTGTTACATCTATCCAAGCCATCTACGTTCCAGCCGATGACTATACTGACCCAGCGCCAGCTACAGCATTTGCTCACTTGGACTCAACAACCAACCTTGAACGTAAGTTGACACAAATGGGTATTTACCCAGCCGTTGACCCATTGGCATCAAGCTCACGTGCCCTTTCACCTGAAATTGTTGGTGAAGAACACTACGCTGTTGCGACTGAAGTTCAACGTGTGCTTCAACGTTACCGTGAATTGCAAGATATTATCGCTATCCTTGGTATGGATGAATTGTCAGACGAAGAAAAAACATTGGTTGGACGTGCTCGTCGTATCCAATTCTTCTTGTCACAAAACTTCAACGTTGCTGAACAGTTTACAGGTCAACCAGGTTCTTATGTTCCAGTTGCTGAAACCGTTCGTAGCTTTAAGGAAATCCTTGAAGGTAAATATGACAATCTTCCAGAAGATGCCTTCCGTAGCGTAGGTCCAATTGAGGATGTAGTAGCTAAAGCTAAAGCTATGGGCTACTAA
- a CDS encoding F0F1 ATP synthase subunit epsilon — translation MAQMTVQVVTPDGLKYDHHASFIHAVTKDGQIGILPGHINLIAPLEVDELKVRRVDDESHVDWIAVNGGIIEVKDDFITIVADSAERERDIDVSRAERAKQRAERDLEEATKSDRIDEVQRAQVALRRALNRISVGTK, via the coding sequence ATGGCACAAATGACCGTACAAGTGGTAACTCCGGATGGTCTCAAATACGACCACCATGCCAGCTTTATCCACGCGGTTACTAAAGATGGTCAAATTGGTATCTTGCCAGGCCATATTAACTTGATTGCGCCACTTGAAGTGGATGAACTCAAGGTTCGTCGTGTGGATGACGAGAGTCACGTCGATTGGATTGCCGTAAACGGTGGTATCATCGAAGTTAAAGATGATTTTATTACTATCGTTGCCGATTCAGCAGAACGTGAACGCGACATTGACGTTTCTCGTGCCGAACGTGCCAAGCAACGTGCCGAACGTGACTTGGAAGAAGCAACCAAATCTGACCGTATTGATGAAGTTCAACGTGCTCAGGTTGCTCTCCGTCGAGCACTTAATCGTATCAGTGTCGGTACAAAATAA